Proteins found in one Zea mays cultivar B73 chromosome 1, Zm-B73-REFERENCE-NAM-5.0, whole genome shotgun sequence genomic segment:
- the LOC103638760 gene encoding polyadenylate-binding protein-interacting protein 11 — protein sequence MVGDTVEEGSVGRSWSLARLHARRDFLRVTALVTERAFQSLDALLVLERVLAKFLIMYPNYASASDVDRLRADEYLHLDKVTEENLAALFINCGQVVDCRMCGDPNSVLRFAFIEFTDDEGARAALNLSGNMLGYYPVNVLPSKTAIAPVNETFLPRSDDEREMCARTIYCTNIDKMVAQADLKLFFESICGEVFRLRLLGDYHHSTRIAFVEFVMAESATAALNSSGVVLGSLPIRVNPSKTPVRPRDPRQLMSS from the exons ATGGTTGGGGACACCGTAGAGGAGGGGTCCGTAGGGCGGTCGTGGTCGCTGGCGCGGCTCCACGCGCGGAGGGACTTCTTGCGCGTGACGGCGTTGGTCACCGAGCGTGCGTTCCAGTCGCTGGATGCGCTCCTGGTCTTGGAGAGGGTGCTCGCCAAGTTCCTCATCATGTATCCTAACTACGCGTCCGCCTCAGATGTGGACCGCCTCCGCGCCGATGAGTACCTGCACTTGGACAAG GTTACTGAAGAAAACCTCGCAGCACTATTTATAAATTGCGGACAG GTTGTGGACTGTCGCATGTGTGGGGACCCAAATTCAGTCCTTAGGTTTGCTTTCATAGAGTTCACTGATGATG AGGGTGCAAGGGCTGCTCTGAATCTGTCAGGAAACATGCTTGGATATTATCCTGTCAATGTTCTACCGTCAAAAACTGCCATTGCACCAGTCAATGAAACATTCCTACCCAGG TCTGACGATGAACGTGAAATGTGTGCAAGGACTATCTACTGCACAAACATTGACAAGATG GTCGCTCAAGCAGATCTAAAGTTATTCTTTGAGTCTATATGTGGTGAG GTATTTCGGCTGAGGTTGCTTGGCGACTACCATCATTCTACCCGCATCGCTTTTGTGGAATTCGTGATG GCAGAAAGTGCTACTGCCGCTCTCAACTCTAGCGGTGTGGTACTGGGATCCTTGCCAATAAG GGTGAACCCGTCCAAGACGCCCGTGCGTCCCCGCGACCCTCGCCAGCTGATGTCATCCTAG